One genomic window of Pseudomonadota bacterium includes the following:
- a CDS encoding MBL fold metallo-hydrolase: protein MEITIVFDNYPYNPELKSLWGFSAFLQIPNQTILFDTGSNGPVLSRNIQTLGLNIKDIDTLFISHPHWDHIGGVDSVIEQNPNLHIFAPDSLSKHLLRDLRNHVQNVTIIDYQATQLFDHVYSTGVMDEDLIGEQSMVIDTKGGLVVITGCAHPGIVNIARKARQMLDKEILLLMGGFHLLNDNPTAIQKVIHSLQNSAVNYVCPTHCSGDLAKKMFKESFKEKYIEGGVGAKVKLTDAVFNPL, encoded by the coding sequence ATGGAAATCACTATCGTCTTTGATAATTACCCCTACAATCCAGAGCTTAAATCTCTCTGGGGGTTTTCAGCCTTTTTGCAAATCCCCAATCAGACAATACTTTTTGATACCGGCAGTAATGGGCCTGTACTTTCACGAAATATACAAACTTTAGGCTTGAATATCAAAGATATTGATACCCTTTTTATCTCTCACCCCCATTGGGATCATATAGGAGGGGTTGACTCAGTCATCGAACAAAATCCAAATTTGCATATTTTTGCGCCTGATTCGCTCTCAAAACATTTGCTCCGTGATTTGAGAAATCATGTTCAGAATGTAACCATTATCGACTACCAGGCAACCCAACTTTTTGACCATGTATACTCAACCGGAGTCATGGACGAAGATCTCATCGGCGAACAATCAATGGTCATCGATACAAAGGGAGGTCTGGTCGTCATCACCGGTTGTGCTCATCCCGGCATTGTCAATATAGCCAGAAAAGCCAGGCAGATGTTAGATAAAGAAATCCTTCTCTTAATGGGAGGATTTCATCTGCTGAATGATAATCCTACGGCGATACAAAAAGTGATACATTCTCTACAAAATTCAGCGGTCAATTATGTCTGCCCGACTCACTGCAGCGGTGACCTGGCCAAAAAAATGTTTAAAGAAAGTTTTAAGGAAAAATATATTGAGGGAGGAGTGGGGGCAAAAGTAAAGCTGACAGATGCCGTCTTCAACCCATTGTGA
- a CDS encoding CsgG/HfaB family protein: protein MGEARAESYNGPKARIAVAQFKNKAGNMGGWWNPHIGTGMADQLVTALFSTNRFIVLERQTLDNVLSEQDLGASGRIKKGTEAAIGEIEGAELLVVAAVTEFDPGASGARGALGGGGGGILGAITGGFKKAHMAIDLRVIDARTSRILAATSVEGSSTDVNLGGALGGYWGGGALGGALGGWKNTPKEKALRQVINKAVEFIVSKTPQKFYHYGGNARAATPAAAPAGPGRAVVKEMQGMLNSLGYNTGTPDGLAGKNTRAAVSAFQKDYGLPENGQLNPGTIKLLRKLSSK, encoded by the coding sequence ATGGGGGAAGCTCGGGCCGAAAGCTATAATGGCCCTAAGGCCAGGATAGCAGTCGCTCAGTTCAAAAACAAAGCCGGGAATATGGGAGGCTGGTGGAATCCGCACATTGGAACCGGAATGGCGGATCAGTTGGTAACCGCCTTATTTAGTACCAATCGATTCATTGTTTTGGAGCGTCAAACCCTTGATAATGTGCTTTCTGAACAGGATCTTGGGGCTTCAGGAAGAATTAAAAAAGGTACCGAAGCGGCGATCGGTGAAATTGAAGGAGCTGAGCTGCTGGTGGTTGCGGCTGTAACTGAATTTGATCCCGGGGCCTCAGGTGCTCGTGGTGCCTTGGGCGGTGGTGGCGGCGGAATTCTCGGAGCGATTACCGGTGGTTTTAAAAAAGCGCATATGGCCATTGATCTTCGGGTTATTGATGCCAGGACATCGCGGATTTTAGCGGCTACCAGCGTTGAGGGATCATCTACGGATGTAAATCTTGGTGGCGCCCTGGGTGGTTATTGGGGCGGTGGTGCTTTGGGTGGTGCTTTAGGTGGCTGGAAAAATACCCCCAAAGAAAAAGCACTCAGGCAGGTTATTAATAAAGCGGTTGAATTTATTGTGAGTAAGACCCCGCAAAAATTTTACCATTATGGCGGAAATGCCAGGGCGGCGACTCCGGCAGCGGCACCTGCGGGTCCCGGGCGGGCGGTGGTTAAGGAAATGCAGGGGATGTTGAATTCTCTCGGCTATAATACCGGCACCCCTGATGGTCTGGCGGGAAAAAATACTCGTGCGGCAGTTTCTGCTTTTCAAAAGGATTATGGTTTGCCTGAAAATGGGCAGCTGAATCCGGGTACCATCAAACTGTTGCGGAAACTATCCAGCAAGTAG
- a CDS encoding sigma-54 dependent transcriptional regulator, whose product MKILLVDDEKVQRDLLQGFLANQGYEVVTSADGLRALEIFAVTPVSLVLLDHKMPGMTGDEVLARMKELNPEIRALMITAYGDVDTAVKVMKLGADDFLSKPVNLETLLTKIRKIEQDVQVVHDVKEAEKSVEESPLPISIVANSPLMKETISLARRVAPTPWSVLIKGETGTGKELMARLIHLLSPRRDGPFVEVNCAAIPENLFESELFGHEKGAFTGASGRRRGRFELAQQGSLFLDEIGELPLSLQPKLLRALQEKKIVRVGGEKDIEVDVRVIAASNRDLKKMVQDGSFREDLYYRINAFEIEIPPLRSRREDISSLLDLFATRYGGQKMIEFLPETRDILIKYSYPGNIRELEHIVQRLVTFTRGAVIRPADVPAEIRHYQNMVSGTLDEKLTIAEREMILAALEKVDWIQTRAAESLGISERVLRYKMDKQGIKRSRTR is encoded by the coding sequence ATGAAAATTTTGTTGGTTGATGATGAAAAAGTTCAGCGGGATCTGTTGCAGGGGTTTCTGGCCAATCAGGGATATGAGGTTGTGACCTCTGCCGATGGTCTACGAGCGCTAGAAATTTTTGCGGTAACGCCGGTTTCCCTGGTCCTTCTGGATCATAAAATGCCGGGCATGACGGGTGATGAAGTTCTGGCCCGGATGAAAGAGCTGAATCCTGAAATCAGGGCACTGATGATTACTGCCTATGGAGATGTGGATACGGCCGTAAAGGTGATGAAACTGGGCGCTGATGATTTTCTTTCCAAGCCAGTCAACCTGGAAACTTTACTGACCAAAATTCGTAAAATAGAGCAGGACGTTCAGGTGGTTCATGATGTCAAAGAAGCTGAGAAGTCAGTAGAGGAGAGCCCATTGCCGATCAGCATTGTCGCCAATAGCCCACTGATGAAAGAGACCATATCGCTGGCCAGAAGGGTGGCTCCGACACCCTGGTCAGTATTAATCAAAGGGGAGACCGGGACCGGCAAAGAATTGATGGCACGGCTGATTCATTTATTAAGTCCCAGGCGTGATGGACCTTTTGTGGAAGTAAATTGTGCCGCTATCCCGGAAAATTTATTTGAGAGTGAGCTTTTCGGCCATGAAAAAGGAGCCTTTACCGGGGCATCCGGCCGTCGTCGCGGTCGCTTTGAGTTGGCGCAGCAGGGCAGCCTTTTTCTTGATGAAATTGGTGAATTACCTTTGAGCTTGCAGCCCAAACTGCTGCGGGCGCTGCAGGAAAAGAAAATTGTTAGGGTAGGTGGGGAAAAGGATATTGAGGTGGATGTGCGGGTAATTGCCGCCAGCAATCGTGATCTTAAAAAGATGGTTCAGGACGGTTCTTTCCGTGAGGATTTATATTATCGGATCAATGCCTTTGAAATTGAGATTCCACCGCTAAGAAGCCGGCGTGAGGATATTTCCAGCCTGCTTGATTTGTTTGCTACCCGTTATGGTGGGCAGAAGATGATAGAATTTCTTCCTGAGACCAGGGATATTTTGATTAAATATTCCTATCCGGGCAATATCAGGGAGCTCGAACATATTGTCCAGCGGCTGGTAACGTTTACCCGGGGTGCTGTTATCAGGCCGGCAGATGTACCTGCTGAAATACGTCATTATCAGAATATGGTTTCGGGAACGCTGGATGAAAAACTCACTATCGCGGAGCGGGAAATGATCCTGGCGGCTTTAGAAAAGGTGGATTGGATACAAACCAGGGCGGCTGAAAGTTTGGGGATCAGTGAGCGGGTTTTACGGTACAAAATGGATAAACAGGGTATCAAACGTTCCCGAACCAGGTAA
- a CDS encoding ATP-binding protein, translating into MPEGDMVGVEGAKSSSRNLWLAKIPLWQGNVFFFLILFFLVVSYFFFQIKQAQNLFVADAGNHARLVAGVVRLHVKGAVISEDIINGVVSRFLANSAEFVQYLDSVEPFTVDELEAFAAESGLQGIALLRNGGQTVSAPDGWLVGAPSWDRIPDKRLQYSAENHLVFFRVPGSGLVSEIVLGIDAKDLENFHQNVGLSKVLSEVKKLGGILYVHPENQSNVSAIANQGNPADGMSDTTEVIFKNTDQGMVAEVSINFGRTPLVVGLDAEPLRLNQRRLWRDFFIFSSILAFLGGLLSYLLYRQQSSYINEKQEYNRRLARQREDAALGRSAAAIAHEIRNPLNAMAIALQRLALEADELSADHRQLIDVLLDSIKRTDSIIDGLLHYASLPQSISREPVAFSLLVRDVAALYQSHFVEADISLSTELEVGIMVSGDKNLLAQVLENVLRNASEAQPHGGRITVRLKKTGTTALLVVTNPGDIPELKEMDRIFSPYVTLRTRGTGLGLAITKKIIKAHGGTVRAVLTPEHLFKLTIVLPRID; encoded by the coding sequence ATGCCGGAGGGAGACATGGTGGGCGTGGAGGGCGCTAAATCCAGTTCCAGAAATCTCTGGTTGGCAAAAATTCCCTTGTGGCAGGGGAACGTGTTCTTTTTTCTGATTTTATTTTTCCTGGTTGTTTCATATTTCTTTTTTCAGATCAAACAGGCCCAGAATCTTTTCGTTGCTGATGCCGGAAATCATGCCAGGCTGGTGGCCGGGGTGGTACGCCTTCATGTTAAGGGGGCGGTTATTTCCGAGGATATCATTAATGGGGTAGTATCCCGTTTTCTGGCCAATAGCGCCGAGTTTGTGCAATACCTTGATTCCGTTGAGCCATTTACAGTTGATGAATTGGAGGCTTTTGCCGCCGAAAGTGGACTCCAGGGAATTGCTTTGCTCAGAAACGGCGGTCAAACGGTTTCAGCCCCCGACGGTTGGCTTGTCGGGGCTCCTTCTTGGGATCGTATTCCAGACAAAAGGTTGCAATATTCCGCTGAAAATCACCTGGTATTTTTCCGGGTTCCCGGTTCAGGTTTGGTGAGCGAAATAGTTTTGGGTATTGATGCCAAAGATCTGGAAAATTTTCACCAGAATGTTGGTCTGTCGAAAGTGTTGTCTGAAGTGAAAAAGCTGGGCGGTATCCTTTATGTTCATCCTGAAAATCAGTCAAACGTTTCAGCCATTGCTAATCAAGGAAATCCTGCTGACGGAATGTCGGATACGACCGAAGTAATTTTTAAAAATACCGACCAGGGGATGGTAGCTGAAGTGTCAATTAACTTCGGCCGGACCCCTCTGGTGGTTGGTTTGGATGCTGAACCATTACGGTTGAATCAACGTCGATTATGGCGTGATTTTTTTATTTTCAGCAGCATCCTGGCTTTTCTTGGCGGCCTGCTGTCCTACTTGCTGTATCGGCAGCAATCGTCTTATATCAATGAAAAGCAGGAATACAACCGCCGGCTGGCCCGGCAAAGGGAAGACGCCGCTTTGGGGCGTTCCGCGGCGGCTATAGCCCATGAAATCAGGAACCCGCTCAATGCCATGGCTATTGCCCTGCAGCGACTGGCTTTGGAAGCCGATGAATTATCAGCTGATCACCGTCAGCTCATTGACGTACTCCTGGATTCCATTAAAAGGACAGATTCGATTATTGACGGACTGCTTCATTATGCCAGTTTGCCTCAATCCATCAGCCGGGAACCGGTAGCATTTTCTTTGTTGGTCAGGGACGTGGCAGCCTTGTATCAAAGTCACTTTGTCGAGGCTGATATTTCACTTTCTACTGAATTGGAAGTGGGGATCATGGTCTCGGGAGATAAAAATCTTCTGGCTCAGGTTTTAGAAAATGTATTGAGGAATGCTTCCGAGGCGCAGCCTCATGGAGGTCGCATTACGGTCAGGCTCAAAAAAACTGGCACCACGGCCTTGCTGGTTGTGACTAATCCAGGTGACATTCCGGAGTTGAAAGAAATGGACAGAATATTTTCTCCCTATGTGACCTTGAGAACCAGGGGAACCGGTCTGGGTCTGGCGATTACGAAAAAGATTATCAAGGCCCATGGGGGAACGGTTCGGGCGGTACTTACTCCCGAACATCTTTTTAAGCTTACCATTGTTTTGCCACGTATCGACTGA
- a CDS encoding DUF1104 domain-containing protein codes for MKRCLMLIMAIAMAMTFSLPVLAADYSSYSTEELAEMRGTMSSSTEEERQSFRNEWQQRVKSMPVDERRQYSGRPANASGNGQGYRHGYGSGSESQNHMGERKGNGQGYGRQRK; via the coding sequence ATGAAGAGGTGTTTGATGCTGATTATGGCGATTGCCATGGCGATGACGTTTTCCCTGCCGGTTTTAGCTGCTGACTACAGCTCGTATTCTACTGAAGAGTTAGCCGAGATGCGGGGAACCATGTCTTCTTCAACGGAAGAAGAACGTCAATCCTTCCGTAATGAGTGGCAACAGAGGGTTAAGTCGATGCCTGTTGATGAAAGACGGCAATATTCAGGCAGACCTGCTAATGCTTCTGGAAATGGTCAGGGATATAGGCATGGTTACGGCTCTGGTTCGGAATCTCAAAATCACATGGGAGAACGGAAAGGAAATGGCCAGGGTTATGGACGTCAAAGAAAGTAA